In Cuculus canorus isolate bCucCan1 chromosome 8, bCucCan1.pri, whole genome shotgun sequence, a single genomic region encodes these proteins:
- the DIRAS3 gene encoding GTP-binding protein Di-Ras3, with translation MPEQSNDYRVVVFGAAGVGKSSLVLRFVRGTFRETYVPTIEDTYRQVISCDKSICTLQITDTTGSHQFPAMQRLSISKGHAFILVYSVTSRQSMEDLHPIFEQICQIKGDIQKIPIMLVGNKSDEAQRELDASEGQALASKWKCSFMETSAKMNYNVQELFQELLNLEKRRTVSLQVDGKKSKQQKKKDKLQGKCSVM, from the coding sequence ATGCCTGAGCAAAGCAATGATTACCGGGTGGTTGTGTTCGGAGCAGCAGGGGTTGGAAAAAGCTCCTTGGTCCTTCGTTTTGTAAGGGGAACTTTCAGGGAAACCTATGTTCCCACAATTGAAGATACGTACCGGCAGGTGATCAGCTGCGATAAGAGCATCTGCACCCTGCAGATTACAGACACCACGGGAAGCCATCAGTTCCCTGCTATGCAGAGGCTGTCTATCTCCAAGGGGCATGCTTTCATCCTGGTGTACTCTGTCACCAGCAGGCAGTCCATGGAAGATCTTCACCCCATCTTTGAACAGATTTGTCAGATTAAAGGGGACATTCAAAAAATCCCAATAATGTTGGTGGGGAACAAAAGCGATGAGGCCCAGAGGGAGCTGGATGCCAGCGAGGGGCAAGCGCTAGCCAGCAAGTGGAAATGCTCCTTTATGGAGACATCAGCCAAAATGAACTACAACGTGCAGGAGCTCTTCCAGGAGCTCTTGaatttggagaagaggagaactGTCAGTCTCCAGgtggatggaaaaaaatccaagcagcagaaaaagaaagataaactgCAAGGCAAGTGCTCCGTTATGTGA